One Tamlana carrageenivorans genomic region harbors:
- a CDS encoding DUF808 domain-containing protein → MASGFFALLDDIASLMDDVVVMSKVSAKKTAGILGDDLAVNAEKATGFLASRELPVLWDIAKGSLLNKVIILPIAFLLSAFAPWGVTLALILGGVYLAFEGVEKIIHYIFPDKEDQHPEVHVEKQKLTAAERVEAEKKKIKAAIVTDFILSVEIVIISLGSVVGEPLLTQILVVSVVALIATIGVYGIVALIVRMDDFGFKLINLNSNKKSLTYVIGGVLVKTLPWVIKILAVVGTIALLLVSGGIFVHHIDYFHHFLEDFPFVVREFILGLLIGGLAFLIFKGVVGIKKLVTNR, encoded by the coding sequence ATGGCTTCAGGTTTTTTTGCTCTTTTAGATGATATTGCCAGTTTAATGGACGATGTTGTGGTTATGAGTAAAGTGTCTGCTAAAAAAACAGCAGGGATTCTAGGGGATGATTTGGCAGTTAATGCCGAAAAAGCTACCGGTTTTTTAGCTTCACGAGAGTTGCCTGTTTTATGGGATATTGCAAAAGGATCTTTACTAAACAAAGTGATTATTTTACCCATAGCCTTTTTATTGAGTGCCTTTGCACCTTGGGGAGTGACGCTAGCTTTAATTTTAGGAGGTGTTTATTTGGCTTTTGAAGGTGTTGAAAAAATAATACATTATATTTTTCCGGATAAAGAAGATCAACACCCTGAAGTTCATGTGGAAAAACAAAAACTTACCGCAGCAGAAAGGGTAGAAGCTGAAAAAAAGAAAATTAAAGCAGCTATTGTAACCGATTTTATCCTTTCGGTTGAAATTGTGATAATCTCATTAGGGTCTGTAGTTGGAGAACCTTTATTAACTCAAATTTTAGTGGTTTCAGTGGTAGCGCTAATTGCAACCATTGGGGTGTATGGTATTGTGGCTTTAATTGTTAGAATGGATGATTTCGGATTTAAACTCATAAATCTTAATAGTAATAAAAAAAGCCTTACTTATGTTATCGGTGGTGTATTAGTAAAAACTTTGCCTTGGGTGATAAAAATCTTAGCTGTAGTTGGTACTATCGCCTTACTTCTTGTCTCAGGTGGTATATTTGTACATCACATTGATTATTTTCATCACTTTCTAGAAGATTTCCCTTTTGTTGTTAGAGAATTTATCTTAGGCCTTCTCATAGGTGGATTAGCCTTTTTGATTTTTAAAGGTGTAGTAGGTATTAAGAAGTTGGTTACAAATAGATAA
- a CDS encoding CDP-alcohol phosphatidyltransferase family protein has product MKKHIPNILTLLNLFCGSIAVIFAVNNQFVYAAFFVFLGIFFDFFDGFAARKLKVSSELGLQLDSLADMVTSGLVPGIVMYKLLEMSLPAWGDLETTSLMPTEMSQLEFNAIFPFFGFLITLGSAYRLAKFNIDDEQQSFFKGLPTPANTILILGLPLILEFQNSAFVQSIILNTWFLVGMTLLSCYILNANIKLFALKFKDFSFKGNVIRYIFLIVSVVFVVVLKFIAIPVIILFYIMLSVIDNSTSK; this is encoded by the coding sequence ATGAAGAAACATATTCCTAATATATTAACACTTTTAAATTTATTTTGCGGAAGTATAGCGGTGATTTTTGCTGTAAATAATCAATTTGTGTACGCAGCCTTTTTTGTGTTTCTTGGCATATTTTTCGATTTCTTTGATGGATTTGCAGCTAGAAAGCTAAAGGTATCTAGTGAATTAGGTTTGCAGTTAGATTCCTTAGCAGATATGGTAACTAGCGGATTGGTGCCTGGAATAGTGATGTATAAACTTCTAGAAATGTCCTTGCCTGCTTGGGGAGATTTGGAAACAACATCCCTTATGCCTACTGAAATGTCACAATTAGAATTTAATGCGATTTTTCCGTTTTTCGGATTCCTTATTACTTTAGGGTCGGCTTATCGTTTGGCGAAATTTAATATTGACGATGAGCAGCAATCTTTTTTTAAAGGATTGCCAACGCCTGCAAATACCATTTTAATATTAGGGCTTCCTCTAATTTTAGAGTTTCAAAACAGTGCTTTTGTGCAATCTATAATTCTAAACACGTGGTTTTTAGTGGGTATGACTCTTTTAAGTTGTTATATTTTAAATGCTAATATTAAATTGTTTGCATTAAAATTTAAAGATTTTAGTTTTAAGGGAAATGTGATTCGTTATATATTCTTAATTGTAAGTGTGGTATTTGTGGTGGTTTTAAAGTTTATAGCCATTCCTGTTATCATCTTATTTTATATCATGCTTTCTGTAATAGATAATTCAACTTCAAAATAA
- a CDS encoding PorV/PorQ family protein, which translates to MNIGVDAAALGMSNAVTAHTADVNSGYWNPAGLLKLKDNQASLMHSSYFANIANYDYAAFAMPIDERSAVGFSLIRFGVDDILNTTQLIDAQGNINYDRISLFSTADYGLTFSYARHMPVQGLNYGVNAKVIRRIIGDFASSWGFGLDFGMQFQTQNNWKFGIMARDITTTYNAWAIDEDEFKTIQDAIPGQNQELPETTEITIPKLQIGVSKKVDFHYDYSLLTSVNLNVRFEENNDIISTSAASINPALGFEFGYIDMVYLRGGMGNFQNELQIDNSQQLSFQPTFGVGFNYRGIQVDYAFTDIGDQSIALYSNVFSLKLDFSIFR; encoded by the coding sequence ATGAATATTGGTGTAGATGCTGCTGCTTTAGGCATGAGTAATGCTGTTACAGCCCATACCGCCGATGTTAATTCGGGGTATTGGAATCCTGCTGGACTTTTAAAACTAAAGGACAACCAAGCCTCACTGATGCACTCCAGTTACTTTGCGAATATTGCAAATTACGATTATGCCGCTTTTGCAATGCCTATTGACGAAAGAAGTGCCGTAGGTTTCTCTTTAATTCGTTTTGGTGTGGACGACATCCTAAATACCACCCAACTTATTGACGCGCAAGGCAATATCAATTACGACCGTATTAGTTTATTTTCTACCGCCGATTATGGCTTAACGTTTTCATATGCCAGACACATGCCTGTTCAAGGATTAAATTATGGTGTTAATGCTAAAGTGATTAGAAGAATTATTGGCGATTTTGCGTCGTCGTGGGGATTCGGACTCGACTTTGGCATGCAATTTCAAACCCAGAATAACTGGAAATTTGGAATCATGGCTCGGGACATCACCACCACTTATAATGCTTGGGCTATTGATGAAGATGAATTTAAAACCATTCAGGATGCCATTCCTGGGCAAAACCAAGAACTTCCTGAAACTACTGAAATTACCATTCCGAAATTACAAATTGGAGTTTCTAAAAAAGTGGATTTCCATTACGACTACAGCTTACTCACTTCGGTTAATTTAAACGTGCGTTTTGAAGAAAACAATGACATTATTTCAACCTCGGCGGCGAGCATCAATCCTGCTTTAGGTTTTGAATTTGGCTATATAGACATGGTCTATTTACGCGGTGGTATGGGTAATTTTCAAAATGAATTACAAATCGATAACTCCCAGCAATTAAGTTTTCAGCCTACTTTTGGTGTCGGATTTAATTATCGCGGTATTCAAGTGGATTATGCTTTTACCGACATTGGCGATCAAAGTATAGCGCTTTACTCCAACGTATTTTCCTTAAAACTAGATTTTAGTATTTTTAGATGA
- a CDS encoding DUF4105 domain-containing protein, producing the protein MMQKHSFFILLFFTIHFSIAQQHQLSETATVSVLTVEPGNHLNDAFGHSGFRIKDRLSGLDVVYGYGEYDFNTPNFYLKFAQGKLNYLISKTEYNRFFQVYRYYDRSIREQVLNLTQAEKQKLYDYLTNNYKPENRGYLYDFFFDNCATKIKDVTNIAVNNTIEFHEPKDFENASFRTLIQNELHRNSWGSLGIDICLGSVIDRQAPAEDHMFLPKNIYKFFENATIGKNKPLVSSSRTLYSQQQPPAKNNFLTSPLFILGIIACFIIFITFKDYKNQKQSKWLDIMIFCITGIIGLLILLLWFATDHRGTHQNYNLLWAFVLNLFVIGQWFKDKPTPWFVKYIKLLLILMCLMTLHWIIGVQVFAIGLIPILIALMLRYVFLVWNYNR; encoded by the coding sequence ATGATGCAAAAACATAGCTTTTTTATTCTCCTTTTTTTTACGATTCACTTTTCCATTGCGCAACAGCACCAGTTATCGGAAACCGCTACCGTAAGCGTGCTTACCGTTGAACCTGGCAACCATTTAAACGATGCTTTTGGTCATAGTGGCTTTAGAATAAAAGACCGTTTATCTGGTCTTGATGTGGTTTACGGTTATGGAGAATACGATTTTAATACACCAAATTTCTATTTGAAATTTGCTCAAGGTAAATTAAACTATCTCATTAGTAAAACCGAGTACAACAGGTTTTTTCAGGTATATCGCTATTACGACCGATCCATTCGAGAGCAGGTTTTAAACTTAACCCAGGCCGAAAAACAAAAACTCTACGATTATTTAACAAACAATTACAAACCTGAAAACCGTGGCTATCTCTACGATTTCTTTTTTGATAATTGTGCTACTAAAATTAAAGATGTTACCAATATTGCCGTAAATAACACGATTGAATTTCACGAACCTAAGGATTTTGAAAACGCTAGTTTTCGTACGTTAATCCAAAACGAATTACACAGAAATAGCTGGGGAAGTTTAGGTATCGATATTTGCTTAGGGTCGGTTATTGACAGACAGGCACCTGCCGAGGATCATATGTTTTTACCTAAAAATATTTACAAATTCTTTGAAAACGCCACTATTGGCAAGAATAAACCTCTTGTTAGCAGTAGCCGTACTTTATATAGTCAGCAGCAACCTCCTGCGAAAAATAACTTTTTAACCAGCCCCTTATTTATTTTAGGCATCATAGCATGTTTTATCATTTTTATCACCTTTAAAGATTATAAAAACCAAAAACAAAGCAAATGGTTAGATATCATGATATTTTGCATTACTGGAATCATAGGCCTGCTTATTCTTTTACTTTGGTTTGCTACCGACCATAGAGGTACACATCAAAATTACAATTTACTGTGGGCATTTGTTTTAAACCTCTTTGTTATCGGGCAATGGTTTAAGGATAAACCAACTCCATGGTTTGTGAAGTACATTAAACTACTCCTTATTCTTATGTGCTTAATGACACTGCATTGGATTATAGGTGTTCAGGTTTTTGCAATTGGATTAATTCCAATATTAATAGCACTAATGCTTAGGTATGTATTCCTGGTTTGGAATTACAACCGCTAA
- a CDS encoding sugar transferase produces the protein MVKSNLHFNVSERKILLRCFDLLSVLLVLYFVGRIFHFDYFTISNQNWTWVFVLVLYLSVFGSIFELYDLQKSSKMERISFGIIMTGSVTVLFYLLTPFYTPVLPGNRLQIIYFYFAILLALFIWRFAYITFIASPRFHKKVLIIGEGSMIENIVDAFNETDPNYKIVAFVNCEASQEMSHVKLDGITEYQPKDIEDIISKEGISEVVVASYNSETITSETYVTLIKLLEAGFPINEYTNVYEEMTERVPVQFVGKDFYKYFPFSRNNKNKLYLFFRRVFDLILASCGLLIGICLLPIVLIGNLLANRGPLFYTQERVGKNGKLFKIIKYRTMIKNAETTKAIWATKNDRRITPFGKFMRHTRLDEFPQFLNVLKGEMSFIGPRPEREVFVKELSKELPFYETRHIVKPGLTGWAQVKTRYASSVDDSLLKLQYDLYYIKHRGFFLDIIILVKSMSTVIFLRGQ, from the coding sequence ATGGTGAAAAGCAATCTACATTTTAATGTTTCCGAACGTAAGATCTTGTTACGATGTTTTGATCTGCTTTCAGTGCTTTTAGTGTTATATTTTGTAGGACGTATATTTCATTTTGATTATTTTACTATTAGCAACCAAAACTGGACCTGGGTGTTTGTTTTGGTTTTATATCTTTCGGTATTCGGTTCTATTTTTGAACTTTATGATTTGCAAAAATCCAGTAAAATGGAACGCATTTCATTTGGGATTATCATGACGGGATCGGTTACGGTCTTGTTTTATTTGTTAACCCCTTTTTATACACCCGTTTTACCAGGCAACCGACTACAAATTATTTACTTTTATTTTGCGATACTTTTAGCGCTTTTTATTTGGCGCTTTGCCTATATCACTTTTATTGCATCACCAAGATTTCATAAAAAAGTATTAATCATAGGAGAGGGCAGCATGATTGAAAATATAGTAGATGCCTTCAATGAAACCGATCCAAATTATAAAATAGTGGCTTTTGTAAATTGTGAAGCTTCTCAAGAGATGTCTCATGTAAAGTTAGATGGTATTACTGAATACCAGCCCAAGGACATTGAAGACATTATAAGTAAGGAAGGGATTTCCGAAGTGGTTGTGGCAAGTTATAATTCGGAGACTATCACATCAGAAACCTATGTGACCCTTATTAAATTGCTAGAAGCCGGATTTCCTATTAATGAATATACCAATGTGTATGAGGAAATGACCGAACGCGTTCCGGTGCAGTTTGTGGGTAAAGATTTTTACAAGTACTTCCCTTTTAGTAGGAATAATAAAAATAAATTGTATCTGTTTTTTAGACGGGTTTTCGATTTAATTTTAGCCAGTTGCGGATTACTAATAGGAATATGTTTGTTGCCCATTGTTTTAATTGGAAACCTTTTGGCTAATAGAGGACCTTTATTTTACACCCAAGAACGTGTTGGTAAAAATGGTAAGTTATTTAAGATTATCAAATACCGTACGATGATTAAAAATGCAGAAACAACAAAGGCGATTTGGGCAACTAAAAATGATCGTAGAATAACACCGTTTGGAAAGTTTATGCGGCATACGAGGTTGGATGAATTTCCTCAGTTTCTTAATGTTTTAAAAGGCGAAATGAGTTTTATAGGCCCAAGACCCGAACGTGAAGTCTTTGTTAAAGAACTCTCTAAGGAGTTACCCTTTTACGAAACGAGACATATTGTAAAACCAGGCTTAACCGGATGGGCTCAGGTTAAAACACGTTATGCTTCATCTGTAGATGACAGTTTGTTAAAACTTCAGTATGACTTATACTATATAAAACATCGTGGCTTCTTTCTAGATATCATTATTCTAGTCAAAAGCATGAGTACGGTCATATTTCTAAGAGGACAATAG
- a CDS encoding glycosyltransferase family 4 protein, which yields MKKILYIGNQLAQSHKTVTTIDTLSRLLRDSGIDVMTASSKVNRGLRLLDMLNHIFRYRKSLDYVLIDTYSTQNFYFAFSCGRLCQWLNLKYIPILHGGNLPKRLKQSPKLSKVLFDHAYVNVAPSQYTKFNFEAYGFQNVICIPNTITLENYPYALKDYKCIKLLWVRSFSEIYNPKLAVDILKSLLDQGLQAELCMVGPEGDGSLQETKEYAKGLNVDVRFTGKLSKGEWIELSKAYNFFINTTHIDNMPVSVLEAMALGLIVVSTNVGGMPYLIHNGVNGVLVEPNSAPSFVEMLLELIGNPKKAQQISQTARNFVTQFDWQHVKNKWIKLFNENKV from the coding sequence ATGAAGAAAATACTGTACATAGGAAATCAGTTAGCGCAGAGCCATAAAACGGTTACAACTATCGATACGCTTAGTCGCTTGTTAAGAGATTCTGGTATTGATGTCATGACAGCTTCTAGTAAGGTAAATAGAGGGTTACGATTATTAGACATGCTTAATCATATTTTTAGGTACAGGAAAAGCTTAGACTATGTGCTTATTGATACTTACAGTACACAAAATTTCTATTTTGCTTTTAGCTGCGGAAGGCTATGCCAATGGTTGAATCTTAAATATATACCTATTTTGCACGGCGGAAACTTACCTAAGCGCTTAAAGCAATCCCCGAAGCTTTCAAAAGTGTTGTTTGATCATGCGTATGTTAATGTGGCACCTTCACAGTACACGAAATTTAATTTTGAAGCGTATGGATTTCAAAATGTGATATGCATTCCAAATACCATTACTTTAGAAAACTATCCCTATGCTTTAAAAGATTATAAGTGTATCAAACTGCTTTGGGTGCGTTCCTTTTCTGAAATTTATAATCCGAAATTAGCTGTAGATATTTTAAAATCACTCTTAGATCAAGGTTTGCAAGCCGAATTATGTATGGTTGGTCCCGAAGGTGATGGTAGTCTTCAAGAAACGAAAGAATATGCGAAAGGTTTAAATGTTGACGTGCGTTTTACAGGTAAACTGTCGAAGGGCGAGTGGATAGAATTATCAAAGGCATATAACTTTTTTATAAATACCACTCATATTGATAATATGCCTGTTAGTGTGTTGGAAGCGATGGCTTTAGGCTTGATTGTGGTGTCGACAAATGTGGGAGGGATGCCTTACCTTATTCACAACGGTGTGAATGGTGTTTTGGTCGAGCCTAATTCAGCGCCGTCTTTTGTTGAGATGTTATTAGAACTGATAGGTAACCCCAAAAAAGCTCAGCAAATCAGTCAAACCGCTAGGAATTTTGTTACCCAATTTGACTGGCAACATGTTAAAAACAAATGGATCAAACTATTTAACGAAAATAAGGTGTAG
- a CDS encoding O-antigen ligase family protein, producing the protein MKLTLYYKLIIFHVVLAVMVFAFKPLALMYFLFTTVFFSYKIVNASKKYKSFYVLVACAYVVGVEVFLRMNGGTVFYEASKYLVILFSLIGIFSNGFSNQALIYMLYILLLIPGIFVAVTEMSFETNIRKAIAFNLSGPVCLGIAAVFCYRRTVTINQMKIILWAFLLPLVSITTYLFLYTPDLKEVITGTGSNFATSGGFGPNQVATVLGIGIFVLAVRFFISKEGLWHRAFDLALLGLLAFRALATFSRGGVITAVIMILAFLGMYYLKGNLKTKFKIKFLGLIFGGAITFIWLVSSIQTSGYLDKRYANQDAAGREKEDVSTGRFDLFAQEFNEFLDHPFFGVGVGKIKEIRFNETGVVAASHNEMSRIISEHGLMGILAFSILLFAPLLYRIKNRNNLFFFSFYFFWLLTINHSAMRIAAPGFLYALCLLNISYKTPEKPKKIEIEAA; encoded by the coding sequence ATGAAGTTAACTCTATACTACAAACTTATCATATTTCATGTAGTTCTGGCTGTTATGGTGTTTGCTTTTAAGCCATTGGCCTTGATGTACTTTTTATTCACCACAGTTTTTTTTAGTTATAAAATTGTAAATGCCTCTAAAAAATATAAGTCATTTTATGTTTTAGTGGCCTGTGCATATGTGGTGGGTGTTGAGGTTTTTTTACGAATGAATGGTGGGACGGTATTTTATGAAGCTAGTAAATACCTCGTGATTCTTTTTTCTTTAATCGGAATCTTTAGCAATGGTTTTTCTAATCAGGCGCTCATCTATATGCTATACATCTTACTCCTAATTCCTGGAATCTTTGTAGCCGTTACCGAAATGAGCTTTGAAACCAATATTCGTAAAGCCATTGCCTTTAACCTAAGTGGTCCTGTATGTTTGGGTATTGCCGCTGTATTTTGTTATCGGCGTACGGTAACCATCAATCAAATGAAAATTATTCTATGGGCTTTTTTACTGCCTTTAGTGAGTATTACAACCTATTTGTTTTTATATACCCCGGATTTGAAAGAAGTGATTACAGGAACAGGATCAAATTTTGCCACATCGGGCGGTTTTGGTCCAAATCAGGTGGCCACCGTATTGGGCATTGGCATTTTTGTTTTAGCGGTTCGCTTTTTTATTTCTAAAGAAGGGCTATGGCATAGAGCTTTCGACTTAGCGCTTTTAGGCTTGCTGGCCTTTAGAGCCTTAGCGACCTTTAGTAGGGGAGGCGTTATTACTGCTGTAATTATGATTTTGGCCTTTTTAGGTATGTACTATTTAAAGGGCAACTTAAAAACAAAGTTTAAAATTAAATTTTTAGGACTCATTTTTGGGGGTGCTATTACCTTTATTTGGTTAGTGAGTTCCATTCAAACCAGTGGTTATTTAGATAAACGCTATGCCAATCAAGATGCTGCTGGTCGTGAAAAGGAAGATGTCTCAACGGGACGTTTCGATTTATTTGCTCAGGAATTTAATGAATTTTTAGACCATCCTTTTTTTGGTGTGGGTGTTGGTAAAATAAAGGAAATTCGATTTAATGAAACAGGGGTTGTAGCTGCTTCTCATAACGAAATGAGTCGCATAATCTCAGAACATGGCCTCATGGGTATTTTAGCTTTTTCAATTTTACTTTTTGCACCATTACTTTATAGGATTAAAAACCGAAATAACCTGTTTTTCTTTTCGTTTTATTTCTTCTGGTTGCTAACCATTAATCATTCAGCCATGCGTATTGCCGCTCCTGGTTTTTTATACGCTTTGTGTTTACTGAATATCAGCTATAAAACTCCAGAAAAACCTAAAAAAATAGAAATAGAGGCTGCTTAA
- a CDS encoding glycosyltransferase family 4 protein encodes MRVLQLIDTLNTGGAERMAVNFANMLSTQIEGSYLCTTRSEGLLKENVLNEVSYLFLNKKSTLDFRAIKKLNRYVIQNKIDVIHAHATSYFLATVMKLLNPKLIVIWHDHYGNSEFLEQRPQFVLKKCSKFFNHVFTVNKNLEAWDSQHLLAKKVTFLSNFVSPDTNLAITKLLGMSEKRMVCLANLRPQKDHINLLKAFEIVIEKHQDWTLHLVGKDFEDDYATEVKNHIFEHQLEQKVFIYGSCKDVSQILQSCDLGVLSSKSEGLPLALLEYGMAGLPVVVTNVGDCDKVIASTEEGVLVAPENHEALASAMLILLENNSLRQQLAENLKYKVQNDFSARKAIKSVIEVYKSYKK; translated from the coding sequence GTGAGAGTATTACAACTCATAGATACATTAAACACAGGTGGCGCCGAACGCATGGCGGTAAATTTTGCCAATATGCTTTCAACTCAAATTGAAGGTTCGTATTTGTGTACGACGCGATCTGAAGGACTTTTAAAAGAAAATGTTTTAAATGAAGTTTCCTATTTGTTTTTGAATAAAAAGTCTACGCTTGATTTTAGAGCCATAAAAAAACTGAATCGCTATGTAATCCAAAATAAAATTGATGTGATTCATGCTCATGCGACATCCTATTTTTTAGCTACTGTAATGAAGTTGTTAAACCCTAAACTCATCGTCATATGGCATGATCATTACGGGAATAGTGAGTTTTTAGAGCAACGACCTCAATTTGTTTTAAAAAAATGCTCAAAGTTTTTTAATCATGTGTTTACGGTGAATAAAAATTTAGAGGCTTGGGATAGTCAACATCTTTTGGCTAAAAAAGTTACGTTTTTGTCGAATTTTGTGTCACCAGACACCAACTTGGCGATCACTAAACTACTGGGTATGTCAGAGAAGCGTATGGTTTGTTTGGCGAATTTAAGACCTCAAAAAGATCATATCAATTTATTAAAGGCTTTTGAAATAGTTATAGAAAAACATCAAGATTGGACTTTGCATTTGGTAGGTAAGGATTTTGAAGATGATTATGCTACGGAGGTTAAAAATCATATTTTTGAGCATCAATTAGAACAAAAAGTTTTCATTTATGGGAGTTGTAAGGATGTGAGTCAAATTTTACAGTCTTGCGATCTGGGGGTTTTGTCTTCAAAGTCGGAAGGCTTACCTTTGGCATTATTAGAATATGGCATGGCTGGCTTACCGGTAGTTGTTACAAATGTGGGCGATTGTGATAAGGTAATTGCTTCAACCGAAGAAGGTGTTTTAGTCGCACCAGAAAATCATGAAGCCTTAGCTTCTGCTATGTTAATACTGCTTGAAAATAACAGTTTACGTCAACAATTAGCTGAAAATTTGAAGTATAAAGTACAAAACGATTTTTCCGCAAGAAAAGCAATCAAATCGGTAATCGAGGTTTATAAAAGCTACAAAAAATGA
- a CDS encoding M949_RS01915 family surface polysaccharide biosynthesis protein, producing the protein MILKKCQQATEVIVLAVVISFYSCVNKKNNSSEYQREKAKPINEKSFCSSFFPKEGDLVFCEGWMENNSEKAVVISQKRTFNTKDELFIEVYEKMNTIEPYLSIHEVLRDCPVDFSINFIKDSFSITDLDEDGIKEISFIYELACQGGIGPIKMKSILIEGENKNVISGYRFDDVSIRMNQKPNYPKSKIDNGFKNSDSKIFIDFSVKKWKVHHGTQLINFE; encoded by the coding sequence ATGATCTTGAAGAAGTGTCAACAAGCTACGGAAGTGATAGTTTTAGCAGTAGTCATTAGTTTTTATTCTTGTGTAAATAAGAAAAATAATTCTTCTGAATATCAAAGAGAAAAGGCAAAACCAATAAATGAAAAAAGTTTCTGTTCTAGTTTTTTTCCAAAAGAGGGGGACTTGGTTTTTTGTGAAGGTTGGATGGAAAATAATTCTGAAAAGGCAGTTGTTATTTCTCAAAAGAGAACATTTAATACAAAGGATGAGTTGTTTATTGAAGTTTATGAGAAAATGAATACGATAGAACCTTATCTGAGTATACATGAAGTTTTAAGGGATTGCCCTGTTGATTTCAGTATTAATTTTATAAAAGATTCTTTTTCTATAACAGATTTAGATGAGGATGGAATAAAAGAGATCTCTTTTATTTATGAATTGGCATGTCAGGGCGGGATAGGTCCCATAAAAATGAAATCGATTTTGATTGAAGGGGAAAATAAAAATGTTATTTCAGGGTATCGATTTGATGATGTTTCGATTAGAATGAATCAAAAACCTAATTATCCTAAATCTAAAATTGATAATGGTTTTAAAAATTCCGATTCTAAAATATTTATAGACTTTTCTGTAAAAAAATGGAAAGTTCACCACGGAACACAATTAATAAATTTTGAATAG